A genomic window from Schistocerca serialis cubense isolate TAMUIC-IGC-003099 chromosome 4, iqSchSeri2.2, whole genome shotgun sequence includes:
- the LOC126474096 gene encoding cuticle protein 63-like, with protein sequence MKVLLVFLVAAVAVAVARPGYLGAAHGVLAAAPAVVAAPHAVVAAHAVHPGYAAYGPAHIAVGPGGYVLDTPEVAATRAAHLTAVAQTQARDAHINGAAAHAAAAAHAVVAAPVLAGGHGLLAGHGLAYGHGIHGIHG encoded by the exons ATGAAGGTCCTGCTG GTCTTCCTCGTCGCCGCCGTGGCCGTGGCCGTGGCCAGGCCCGGCTACCTGGGCGCCGCCCACGGCGTGCTCGCCGCCGCCCCAGCTGTGGTAGCCGCACCCCACGCCGTCGTCGCCGCCCACGCCGTGCACCCGGGCTACGCCGCCTACGGCCCGGCGCACATCGCCGTCGGACCCGGCGGCTACGTGCTGGACACCCCTGAGGTGGCCGCCACCAGGGCCGCCCACCTGACCGCCGTCGCCCAGACGCAAGCCCGCGACGCCCACATCAACggcgccgccgcccacgccgccgccgccgcccacgccgtcGTCGCCGCCCCCGTGCTCGCCGGCGGTCACGGCCTGCTCGCTGGCCACGGACTTGCCTACGGCCACGGAATCCACGGAATCCACGGCTAG